The DNA segment CCTTGCTGATTTAGTAAAAGAAATAAAAAGAGAAGTTCAGCTAAGTGAATTAAAAGGGAAGAAAGTAAGTATAGATGCTTATAACGCGATTTACCAGTTTTTAACTGCAATAAGACAGCCAGACGGTACCCCGCTAATGGACTCTCAAGGGAGAGTTACTAGCCATCTCAGTGGAATATTTTATAGAACAATAAGCCTTTTAGAAGAAGGAGTAATCCCAATTTACGTATTTGATGGAAAACCGCCAGAACTTAAAGCTCAAGAATTAGAAAGAAGGAGAAAAATAAAGGAAGAAGCGGAGAAAAAATTGGAAAAAGCTAAAGAAGAAGGAGAAACAAAGGAATTAAAGAAGTATTCGCAAATGGCAACTAGGTTAACTAACGATATGGCGGAAGAAAGTAAAAAACTTTTAGAGGCAATGGGAATTCCAGTAGTACAAGCTCCTAGCGAAGGAGAAGCCGAAGCTGCATATTTATGTAGTCAAGGATATACCTGGGCAGCGGCTAGTCAGGATTACGATTCTTTACTTTTTGGTGCAAATAAATTAATTAGAAATTTAACCTTAACCGGAAAGAGGAAATTACCTAAAAAAGATGTATATGTAGAAATTAAGCCAGAACTTATAGAGCTTGAGAGTTTGCTTAAAAAGCTCGGGATTACTAGAGAACAGCTAGTTGATATAGGAATACTAATAGGAACTGATTATGACCCTGACGGAATAAAGGGAATAGGGCCAGTTACTGCTCTAAGAATAATAAGGAAATACGGAAATATAGAAAAAGCTGTAGAAAAAGGAGAATTACCGAAATACATTCTTGATCTTAATATTAATGAAATTAGATCCATCTTTCTTAATCCGCCAGTAGTTAAGCCTGAGAGTTCTTTAGATCTAAAAGAGCCTAACGAAGAAGAAATTAAGAAAATCCTCATAGATGAGCATAACTTTAGTGAGGATAGAGTAACTAATGGAATCGAAAGACTGATTAAAGCCGGTAAAGAAGCTAAAGGAGCTAGCAGACAGAGCGGATTAGATCAGTGGTTTTAGCACTTTAAATTGTTATTATAATTAGGTTTATATGTTAGGTGTCCAATAATTTATAGTGTCAAACTTACCATACTTCCCAGTAATATTAGACCTAGAAAAGTTTAGAATCCTAGTAATTGGAGGAGGAAAAGTAGGAAGTAAAAGAGCATTAAAATTTCACAAGTACAGTAAAAATGTAACGGTTATTAGTGAAAACTTTTCAGAAGACTTGCTTAATTCTCCAATAGAAAAAATAAAAATGAATGCAGAAAATTTATCCGAGGATTTCTTAAAGAGATACGATATAATTGTCACTGCAACTAACAATAAAGAATTAAACTCTAAATTATGTGATTTAGCAAAGAAACTAGGAAAATTATGTAATAATCCAACAAATCCAGAAGATTCAAACTTTATTGTACCAATTTTTTATTCTGATGAAAATTACGAAATTGCTGTAACCACTTATGGCAAATCTAGTCTTGTTTCAGAGTTTATACTTAATGAAATCCTTGATAACCTTTCTCATAAGAAAGATTTTGTAAACTTGTTGACGAATGCTATGGCTAGAGTTAAGGAAATTGCAAAGAAAAAAATTAATGATCCCTCACTTAGGTTTACATTGTATTATAAAATATTTTATGATAAGTTATTTTCAGATTTTTTAATTAATGGAAAATATAATGAAGCAATAAATAGGGCGGAGGAGATAATGAATGAGTATATTAAATGAAATCGAAAATAGATACTTTGCAATAATATACACTTACAAGACAATTGGATTTGATAACTTATCTTCTCATTATCTAAGAGAGAACGAAATATCATTAATTCATAACATTGTCGGCTCGCAAATGGCTATAATACAAACATGTAATAGAATAGAAATTTACTTATATTCTGAGGATCCTGATACTCCAACTAAACTATTAAATTTTCTTGACCAAGTACATGGTAAGAAAATAAGCATTGATGCTACAATTCTTACTGGAAGTAAAGCTATAGAACACTTATTTGAGGTAGCATCAGGAATAGATTCAATGGCAATAGGAGAATATGAAATATTAAGTCAAGTAAGACTTTCTTTGGAAAATGCAAAAAAATTACATATGATAGGAAAAGAACTGGAGATTTTATTTGAGAGAGCGATAAAAGTAGGAAGGAGAGTTAGGCAACAGACAAACATCTCTAAAGGAAAAGTAGGTTTATATTCTATAGCTATAGAATTAGCAAAAACTAGAGTCGACTTAAAGACTGCAAATATAGCAGTAATAGGTGCAGGGCAAATAGGAAGTAGATTAGTATCAATGCTAAACTCCGAGGGTGCTAAAAACGTTACTATTCTAAATAGAACTATTGAAAAAGCTAAAGAACTAGCAGAGAAGTATGGTTATTCTTACTCAAACTTAGACTTTTCAAAGCTTGCCGATTTTGATGTAATATTTTCTGCAATATTTTACCCTAGAGTTATAAGGATTGACAATAAGTTTATAATAGATTTATCGTCACCACCAATATTTCAAGGTAATGAAGTATATACTTTGAAGAATTTGCAACAAATATCTGAGGAAATAAGGAAAAAGAGATTAAGCGAATTGAGTAAAGCAAAAGATATTATAGAAGAAGGAATAAGAGACTTTATACTAGATTACGAAAATTTAAAGTATGATATGATTGTATCGCAAATAATGAAAAATATAGAGGAAATTAGACAAAATGAAGTAAAGAAAGCATTAAAAGAACTTAACGGTGATAACGCAGAAGAAGTACTTAATGCTATGACTAAGTCTATGGTAAAGAAAATGTTTTATCCATTGTTATCTAAAATTAAAGAAGCTGTAAGAAATAATGAGACAAACTACATTAACTTGATCTTAGAATTATTTAATAATGGCAAGCTTTCCGATAGTAAGACCAAGAAGATTGAGGAAAAACAAGTTAATAAGAGATATGATAGCAGAAACCAGTCTAACTGAAAAAAATCTAATTTTACCAATTTTTATCAAAGAAGGTATTTTAGAAGAAGAAGAAATAAAGAGCATGCCAGGAGTATTTCGTTATCCCCCTAATGATAAATTAATAAAATTCGTAGAGAGCAGTTATGATAATGGAATAAGGAATGTTATACTTTTTGGAATTCCAAAGTATAAAGATGATATTGCTTCCTCAGCTTACGATAAAAATGGAGTAATACAAA comes from the Acidianus infernus genome and includes:
- the fen gene encoding flap endonuclease-1 yields the protein MGVDLADLVKEIKREVQLSELKGKKVSIDAYNAIYQFLTAIRQPDGTPLMDSQGRVTSHLSGIFYRTISLLEEGVIPIYVFDGKPPELKAQELERRRKIKEEAEKKLEKAKEEGETKELKKYSQMATRLTNDMAEESKKLLEAMGIPVVQAPSEGEAEAAYLCSQGYTWAAASQDYDSLLFGANKLIRNLTLTGKRKLPKKDVYVEIKPELIELESLLKKLGITREQLVDIGILIGTDYDPDGIKGIGPVTALRIIRKYGNIEKAVEKGELPKYILDLNINEIRSIFLNPPVVKPESSLDLKEPNEEEIKKILIDEHNFSEDRVTNGIERLIKAGKEAKGASRQSGLDQWF
- a CDS encoding bifunctional precorrin-2 dehydrogenase/sirohydrochlorin ferrochelatase gives rise to the protein MSNLPYFPVILDLEKFRILVIGGGKVGSKRALKFHKYSKNVTVISENFSEDLLNSPIEKIKMNAENLSEDFLKRYDIIVTATNNKELNSKLCDLAKKLGKLCNNPTNPEDSNFIVPIFYSDENYEIAVTTYGKSSLVSEFILNEILDNLSHKKDFVNLLTNAMARVKEIAKKKINDPSLRFTLYYKIFYDKLFSDFLINGKYNEAINRAEEIMNEYIK
- a CDS encoding glutamyl-tRNA reductase — protein: MSILNEIENRYFAIIYTYKTIGFDNLSSHYLRENEISLIHNIVGSQMAIIQTCNRIEIYLYSEDPDTPTKLLNFLDQVHGKKISIDATILTGSKAIEHLFEVASGIDSMAIGEYEILSQVRLSLENAKKLHMIGKELEILFERAIKVGRRVRQQTNISKGKVGLYSIAIELAKTRVDLKTANIAVIGAGQIGSRLVSMLNSEGAKNVTILNRTIEKAKELAEKYGYSYSNLDFSKLADFDVIFSAIFYPRVIRIDNKFIIDLSSPPIFQGNEVYTLKNLQQISEEIRKKRLSELSKAKDIIEEGIRDFILDYENLKYDMIVSQIMKNIEEIRQNEVKKALKELNGDNAEEVLNAMTKSMVKKMFYPLLSKIKEAVRNNETNYINLILELFNNGKLSDSKTKKIEEKQVNKRYDSRNQSN